Proteins co-encoded in one Pseudochaenichthys georgianus chromosome 22, fPseGeo1.2, whole genome shotgun sequence genomic window:
- the cimip5 gene encoding uncharacterized protein C2orf50 homolog, which produces MDMNNVRRVSSAGYRLPERTRPKTTEPPADRGRLGTGAAGPGERNPERRDPVKQDQVWKERVWGERRGVREWENNWNFLRDYDQMGRLKPEEPLPSNVPLFSERVPNTTNQMFGSRLSTPLGSNLVQLDRLLLWSGSNHRRKLDPEMLPC; this is translated from the exons ATGGACATGAACAATGTGAGGCGCGTCTCCTCTGCGGGATACCGATTACCGGAGCGAACCAGACCGAAAACCACCGAGCCTCCCGCGGACCGGGGCCGCCTCGGGACAGGAGCCGCGGGGCCCGGGGAGAGGAACCCAGAGAGGAGAGACCCCGTGAAACAGGACCAGGTGTGGAAGGAGCGGGTGTggggggagaggagaggagtgcGGGAATG GGAGAACAACTGGAATTTCCTCAGGGACTATGATCAGATG GGGCGGCTGAAGCCAGAGGAGCCCTTACCCAGCAACGTGCCCCTCTTCTCTGAGCGCGTCCCCAACACCACCAACCAGATGTTTGGCAGCAGGCTGTCCACTCCTCTGGGCAGCAATCTGGTCCAACTGGACCGGCTGCTGCTCTGGTCTGGAAGCAACCACCGCCGCAAGCTGGACCCAGAGATGCTGCCCTGCTAG